The Thiorhodovibrio litoralis genome includes a window with the following:
- a CDS encoding PAS domain S-box protein: MLSILASLLTGLVLGCALGAYLLRRQWRERRLATLATEAPQTQLQPEPQSEPVDRNLRQLESILATVADSVSLVDTNFVYLYVNMTYERFIGKPRAAIMGATVADTLGDDVFRQHVKPRLERCFDGETVSYDAWFELQPGAHFFMSMTYRPYRDKTGRVVGAAVTGRDISALKRARDQVELALEKQRVLEAMRESERRFRIMADGVPLILWVANQHGELEFANAVFRRFFALASDSSAPLRDLWPRVFHREDLEVFQGRLKESVADFSGFETECRVRRGDGEWRWMQVSVAPHRGSTGKVLGFVGAMQDISERRRAEAEVRKSGEQLRERAERLARLTLQLTLSEQQERLRISRLLHDHLQQDMVAVKFQLAKLDANPALAGQDGLAQAKALIEQAISTGRTLNADLNPPLLHQSSFGAALAWLAQTSQTRHGLRVHLQVVRDLWLEPEELRILLFESVRELLLNVVKHAGTSEATVVLDIEQGEQVLVLVDDAGRGLDPNSNALDQGTGLGLMAIRERLTLLGGTLQIVSGAEIRGTRIALRVPLSEGSKNKTSGSQSALTDGSESNLRPAPAAKKMIRVLLADDHVMVRQALASLISDEPDMRVVGEAADGFEAIELVQRHQPDAVVIDFSMPELDGPGATRVIRARWSQVRVIGLSVQNDPSWIEEMLDAGAAHALSKADVSEALLDCLRETV, encoded by the coding sequence ATGCTGTCCATCCTTGCTTCGCTGCTGACGGGCCTCGTGCTGGGCTGCGCGCTGGGGGCGTACCTCCTTCGCCGGCAGTGGCGCGAGCGCCGTCTGGCTACGCTAGCCACCGAAGCCCCCCAAACCCAGCTCCAGCCTGAGCCCCAGTCCGAGCCGGTTGATCGGAACCTCCGGCAACTCGAGTCCATCCTGGCTACGGTGGCAGATTCGGTATCCCTGGTGGACACCAATTTTGTCTACCTTTACGTCAACATGACTTACGAGCGGTTCATCGGCAAGCCACGCGCCGCAATCATGGGGGCGACGGTGGCTGATACCCTCGGCGATGATGTGTTCAGGCAGCACGTCAAGCCGCGGCTCGAGCGCTGCTTCGACGGCGAAACCGTCTCCTATGATGCCTGGTTCGAATTGCAGCCCGGCGCGCATTTCTTCATGTCGATGACCTATCGGCCCTACCGTGACAAAACCGGCCGTGTGGTCGGGGCCGCCGTCACCGGGCGAGATATTTCGGCGCTGAAGCGGGCGCGCGATCAGGTAGAGCTGGCACTGGAGAAGCAGCGCGTGCTCGAGGCCATGCGCGAGAGCGAGCGGCGTTTTCGCATCATGGCCGATGGCGTGCCGCTGATTCTCTGGGTGGCAAATCAGCACGGCGAGCTGGAGTTTGCCAACGCGGTATTCCGCCGCTTTTTCGCGCTGGCGTCCGATTCTTCGGCTCCGCTGCGGGATCTGTGGCCGCGGGTGTTCCATCGTGAAGACCTGGAAGTCTTTCAAGGCCGGCTGAAAGAGTCGGTGGCTGATTTCAGTGGTTTTGAGACCGAATGCCGCGTCCGCCGCGGCGATGGTGAGTGGCGCTGGATGCAAGTATCCGTGGCGCCGCATCGCGGCAGCACTGGCAAGGTGCTTGGCTTTGTCGGGGCGATGCAGGACATCAGTGAACGCCGCCGGGCGGAGGCCGAGGTGCGCAAGTCGGGTGAGCAGCTGCGCGAGCGCGCCGAACGGCTCGCGCGCTTGACGCTGCAGCTCACCCTGAGCGAGCAGCAAGAGCGTCTGCGCATCAGTCGGCTGCTGCACGATCATCTGCAACAGGACATGGTGGCGGTTAAGTTCCAGCTCGCGAAGCTCGACGCCAACCCGGCCCTTGCAGGGCAGGATGGTCTGGCTCAGGCAAAAGCGCTGATCGAGCAGGCCATCTCTACCGGTCGCACATTAAACGCCGATCTCAATCCGCCGCTGCTGCATCAGAGCAGCTTCGGTGCCGCCCTGGCCTGGCTGGCGCAGACCAGTCAGACGCGACATGGGCTGCGGGTGCATCTGCAGGTGGTGCGTGATCTGTGGCTCGAGCCCGAGGAGTTGCGCATCCTGCTGTTTGAGTCGGTGCGTGAGTTGCTGCTCAATGTCGTCAAGCACGCGGGGACAAGCGAGGCGACAGTGGTCCTGGATATCGAGCAGGGCGAGCAAGTCCTGGTGCTGGTGGACGACGCCGGGCGCGGTCTGGACCCGAACAGCAACGCGCTCGATCAGGGCACTGGGCTGGGTCTGATGGCCATTCGCGAGCGTCTGACCCTGCTTGGCGGCACCCTGCAGATTGTCAGCGGAGCCGAGATACGCGGCACCAGGATCGCGCTGCGGGTGCCCCTGAGCGAGGGCAGCAAGAACAAAACGTCGGGCAGCCAGTCCGCTCTTACCGATGGGAGCGAATCAAACTTGCGCCCGGCGCCGGCAGCGAAAAAGATGATTCGTGTTTTGCTGGCAGACGACCATGTCATGGTCCGTCAGGCGCTGGCGAGTCTGATCAGCGACGAGCCGGACATGCGGGTGGTGGGGGAGGCAGCGGATGGATTCGAGGCGATCGAGCTGGTGCAGCGCCACCAGCCCGACGCGGTGGTTATTGACTTTTCCATGCCGGAGCTTGATGGGCCCGGGGCGACCCGTGTCATTCGCGCGCGCTGGAGTCAGGTTCGGGTCATTGGTCTGTCGGTGCAGAACGACCCGAGCTGGATTGAGGAAATGCTTGATGCCGGCGCGGCACATGCGCTGAGCAAGGCTGATGTCAGCGAGGCGCTGCTCGATTGTCTGCGCGAGACTGTGTGA
- a CDS encoding succinylglutamate desuccinylase/aspartoacylase family protein, whose translation MQKPLQIAEQHIAPGRRTRVDIPLPSLFTQNRVILPVHVVHGRLPGPRLFITAAIHGDEINGLEIIRRLLATSVLRNMRGTLLAVPVVNAYGFVRLSRYLPDRRDLNRSFPGSESGSLAARLATTLMQEVVRDSDLGIDLHTGAAHRENLPQIRAALDDFGMLELASAFGTPVLINAEVRDGSLRGESAALGVPVMVYEGGEALRFNEFAIRAGLRGILAVMRYLGMVRGGRRSATHSPAVARSTLWARAGQSGVLRQVKTLGSRVTKGAHLATIADPFGDTDTPVPAPSGGIIIGRTNLPLVTEGEALFHIARFEQTAAAAESVERFQNLLEPPDDLFVDSV comes from the coding sequence ATCCAAAAACCGCTCCAGATTGCAGAACAGCATATCGCCCCTGGCCGCCGCACCCGGGTCGACATTCCGCTGCCCAGCCTCTTTACCCAGAACCGGGTCATCCTGCCTGTGCATGTGGTTCATGGCCGGCTGCCAGGACCGAGACTGTTTATCACCGCCGCCATTCACGGCGATGAGATCAACGGGCTTGAGATCATCCGCCGTCTGCTCGCGACCTCGGTTCTGCGCAATATGCGCGGCACCCTGCTCGCCGTTCCCGTGGTCAATGCTTACGGTTTTGTGCGATTGTCGCGTTACCTGCCTGACCGGCGCGATCTCAATCGGAGTTTTCCCGGCTCCGAAAGTGGCTCCCTGGCTGCTCGCCTCGCGACCACCCTGATGCAAGAGGTCGTGCGCGACAGCGATCTCGGCATCGACCTGCACACCGGCGCGGCCCATCGCGAGAATCTGCCACAGATTCGCGCCGCGCTTGATGATTTCGGCATGCTCGAGCTGGCCAGTGCCTTTGGCACACCGGTGCTGATCAATGCCGAGGTGCGCGACGGCTCGCTGCGTGGCGAATCCGCCGCGCTCGGCGTGCCGGTGATGGTCTACGAAGGTGGTGAGGCGCTGCGCTTCAATGAGTTCGCCATCCGCGCCGGACTGCGCGGGATTCTGGCGGTGATGCGATATCTCGGGATGGTGCGCGGTGGCCGTCGCTCCGCCACGCATTCGCCGGCCGTCGCCCGCTCGACCCTGTGGGCGCGCGCCGGGCAAAGCGGCGTGCTGCGTCAGGTCAAAACGCTCGGCTCGCGGGTCACCAAGGGCGCGCATCTGGCCACCATCGCCGACCCCTTCGGCGACACCGACACACCGGTGCCCGCCCCCTCGGGAGGCATCATCATCGGTCGCACCAACCTCCCGCTGGTCACCGAGGGCGAGGCGCTGTTTCATATCGCCCGCTTTGAGCAGACCGCAGCGGCGGCTGAGTCGGTGGAACGGTTTCAGAATCTACTCGAGCCGCCAGACGATCTGTTCGTCGATTCGGTCTGA
- the rimK gene encoding 30S ribosomal protein S6--L-glutamate ligase translates to MKIAILSRNAGLYSTRRILEAARERGHEARVVDVLRCYMNITSHAPSIHYKGESLTGFDAVIPRIGASVTFYGTAVLRQFEMMNVYPLNESVAITRSRDKLRSLQLLSRKGIGLPVTGFAHAPDDVQDLIKMVGGAPLVIKLLEGTQGIGVVLAETAQAAESVIEAFMGLRVNILVQEYIKESRGTDIRCFVIGDKVVAAMKRQGKEGEFRSNLHRGGTANLIRITPEERSTAVRAARVLGLNVAGVDILRSNHGPLVMEVNSSPGLEGIEAATNKDIAGMIIDFLVKDATAGKTRTRGKG, encoded by the coding sequence ATGAAAATTGCCATTCTCTCCCGCAACGCTGGCCTCTATTCGACCCGACGCATCCTGGAGGCTGCCCGCGAGCGCGGTCACGAGGCCCGGGTCGTCGACGTGCTGCGCTGCTACATGAACATCACCTCCCATGCCCCGTCCATCCACTACAAGGGCGAGTCCCTGACGGGTTTCGATGCGGTCATTCCGCGCATCGGCGCCTCAGTGACCTTCTACGGTACCGCCGTGCTGCGCCAGTTCGAGATGATGAACGTCTATCCGCTGAACGAATCCGTCGCCATCACGCGCTCGCGCGACAAACTGCGCTCGCTTCAGTTGCTGTCGCGCAAGGGGATCGGGCTGCCGGTCACCGGCTTTGCGCATGCACCTGACGATGTTCAGGATCTGATCAAAATGGTCGGCGGCGCACCGCTGGTGATCAAACTGCTGGAAGGCACCCAGGGCATCGGTGTGGTACTGGCCGAAACCGCGCAGGCTGCCGAAAGCGTGATCGAAGCCTTCATGGGACTGCGGGTCAATATTTTGGTGCAGGAGTACATCAAGGAATCGCGCGGAACTGACATCCGCTGCTTCGTGATCGGCGACAAGGTGGTCGCGGCCATGAAACGCCAGGGCAAGGAGGGCGAATTCCGTTCCAATCTGCACCGCGGTGGCACCGCAAACCTTATCCGCATCACGCCGGAGGAACGCTCGACTGCGGTACGCGCCGCGCGCGTCCTGGGGCTGAATGTTGCCGGGGTGGATATCCTGCGCTCCAATCACGGCCCACTGGTCATGGAGGTCAACTCCTCACCTGGACTCGAAGGCATTGAGGCGGCCACCAACAAAGACATTGCCGGCATGATCATCGACTTTCTGGTCAAGGACGCCACCGCCGGCAAGACGCGCACCCGCGGCAAGGGCTGA
- the lspA gene encoding signal peptidase II, with translation MQMTTPEGIAYRARWLWLTATVILLDQLTKWLAERLLPLHEPVALMPMLNLTLMHNEGAAFSLLADAGGWQRWLFAAFALLVTIVLVVWLLRLDARERMTAAALALLIGGAVGNLIDRLRTGRVVDFIDVYYGDWHWPAFNIADSAITIGVALLLIETLRAGKDV, from the coding sequence ATGCAGATGACCACGCCCGAAGGAATTGCCTACCGCGCCCGCTGGCTGTGGCTAACGGCTACAGTAATCCTGCTCGATCAGCTGACCAAATGGCTGGCCGAGCGCCTGCTGCCGCTGCACGAGCCGGTCGCGCTGATGCCGATGCTGAATCTGACCCTGATGCACAACGAGGGCGCCGCCTTCAGTCTGCTGGCCGATGCCGGTGGCTGGCAGCGCTGGCTGTTCGCCGCCTTTGCGCTGCTGGTCACCATCGTGCTGGTTGTCTGGCTGCTGCGGCTCGATGCGCGCGAGCGCATGACAGCTGCGGCACTGGCCTTGCTGATCGGCGGCGCCGTCGGCAATTTGATTGACCGGCTGCGCACCGGACGGGTGGTGGATTTCATCGATGTCTATTATGGTGACTGGCATTGGCCCGCGTTCAACATCGCCGACAGCGCCATCACCATTGGCGTCGCGCTGCTGCTGATCGAGACCCTGCGCGCGGGAAAAGACGTTTGA
- the ileS gene encoding isoleucine--tRNA ligase, with protein sequence MKANLAQREPEMLKRWEQSDVYGQIRAARAGAEQFILHDGPPYANGAIHIGHAVNKILKDIIVKSRSLDGLDAPYVPGWDCHGLPIELQVEKKKGKPGQRITPTQFRDACRDYAARQVECQREDFKRLGVLGDWANPYLTMAPAFEAEIVRSLGRIINAGHLHKGAKPVHWCIDCGSALAEAEVEYADKESIAIDVRFKVLEEEALFARCHSVPDGHGEGPMSVVIWTTTPWTLPANQAVALNPELEYALVQVEDGPAGSNGGHERLLVADGLIRDTMDRWNINHYRVIAYARGDAFEGLKLAHPFYEREVPVILGEHVTLEAGTGAVHTAPGHGLEDYLVGNRYKLRVDNPVGGDGRFLPGTPMLAGENVFDANEQVVEILKARGALLRAARFSHSYPHCWRHKTPIIFRATPQWFIGMGQSKAHPALRDAALAAIEQVRWLPDWGQSRIHGMVANRPDWCVSRQRTWGVPIALLIHKQTGDLHPRTAELIEQVAQRIEQGGINAWFELQPADLLPADEAANYNKVTDTLDVWFDSGVTHACVLEQRAGLRAPADLYLEGSDQHRGWFQSSLLTSVAMHGRAPYKTVLTHGFTVDQDGRKMSKSLGNVVSPQQVVKTLGADIIRLWVAATDYRAEMGVSDEILKRTADAYRRIRNTARFLLANLHGFDPERDLVAPAEMIALDRWAVARAQALQQEIIGAYQDYQFHLIYHRLHNFCVVDMGGFYLDVIKDRQYTTQKDSLARRSCQSAMYHIIEAMSRWLAPILSFTAEEIWQHVPGPREPSVFTALWYDQLFALDATDPLDLNAWGQLLECRAAVGKALEAARQSGTIGAALDAEIVLYAEPALAELLKRLGSELRFVFITSAARVENLEQAPTEASEVTAGLRVLVRPSPHPKCVRCWHHCADVGTHDEHPLLCGRCVENVAGGGETRQFA encoded by the coding sequence ATGAAGGCGAATCTGGCCCAACGCGAGCCGGAGATGCTCAAGCGTTGGGAGCAGAGCGATGTCTATGGCCAAATTCGCGCGGCGCGCGCCGGTGCGGAGCAGTTCATCCTGCACGATGGCCCGCCCTATGCGAACGGCGCCATTCACATCGGCCATGCGGTCAACAAGATTCTCAAGGACATCATCGTCAAGTCGCGCAGCCTCGACGGACTGGACGCGCCCTATGTGCCGGGTTGGGACTGCCACGGGCTGCCAATCGAGTTGCAGGTGGAAAAGAAGAAGGGCAAGCCCGGTCAGCGCATCACCCCGACCCAGTTCCGCGACGCCTGCCGCGACTACGCGGCACGCCAGGTGGAATGCCAGCGCGAGGACTTCAAGCGTCTCGGGGTTCTCGGCGACTGGGCCAACCCCTATCTGACCATGGCCCCTGCCTTTGAGGCCGAGATCGTGCGCTCGCTTGGACGCATCATCAATGCCGGGCACTTGCACAAGGGCGCTAAGCCTGTGCACTGGTGCATCGACTGCGGCTCGGCCCTGGCCGAGGCCGAGGTGGAATACGCGGATAAGGAATCCATCGCCATCGACGTGCGCTTCAAGGTGCTGGAAGAAGAAGCCCTGTTCGCGCGCTGCCATTCGGTACCCGATGGGCACGGCGAGGGGCCGATGTCGGTCGTGATCTGGACCACCACGCCCTGGACGCTGCCTGCCAATCAGGCGGTCGCATTGAACCCGGAGCTGGAGTACGCCCTGGTGCAGGTGGAGGATGGCCCCGCGGGCAGCAATGGCGGGCATGAGCGCCTGCTGGTGGCGGACGGCCTGATTCGGGACACCATGGACCGCTGGAATATCAACCATTACCGGGTCATCGCCTATGCGCGCGGAGATGCCTTTGAGGGGCTAAAGCTCGCACATCCCTTCTACGAGCGTGAGGTGCCGGTGATTCTCGGCGAGCATGTCACGCTCGAGGCCGGCACCGGCGCCGTGCATACCGCGCCCGGTCATGGTCTGGAAGATTATCTGGTCGGCAACCGCTACAAGCTGCGAGTGGATAATCCTGTCGGTGGTGATGGGCGCTTCCTTCCCGGCACGCCAATGCTGGCCGGTGAGAACGTCTTCGACGCCAATGAACAGGTGGTCGAGATCCTCAAGGCGCGCGGCGCCCTGCTGCGCGCGGCGCGCTTCAGCCACAGCTATCCGCATTGCTGGCGGCACAAGACGCCGATCATCTTCCGCGCCACGCCGCAGTGGTTCATCGGCATGGGTCAGTCCAAAGCCCACCCCGCCCTGCGCGATGCGGCCCTGGCTGCCATCGAGCAGGTGCGCTGGCTGCCGGATTGGGGTCAGTCGCGCATTCACGGCATGGTGGCCAATCGGCCGGACTGGTGCGTCTCGCGCCAGCGCACCTGGGGCGTGCCCATCGCGCTACTCATCCACAAACAGACCGGCGATCTTCATCCGCGCACGGCGGAGTTGATTGAGCAGGTGGCACAGCGTATCGAGCAGGGCGGCATCAATGCCTGGTTCGAGCTGCAGCCGGCCGATCTGCTACCAGCCGACGAAGCAGCAAACTACAACAAGGTGACGGACACCCTGGATGTCTGGTTCGACTCAGGCGTCACCCATGCCTGCGTGCTCGAGCAGCGTGCCGGTCTGCGCGCACCGGCCGATCTGTATCTTGAGGGCTCCGACCAGCATCGCGGCTGGTTTCAGTCCTCACTGCTGACCTCGGTCGCCATGCACGGGCGCGCGCCCTATAAAACAGTGCTGACCCACGGCTTCACCGTCGATCAGGACGGGCGCAAGATGTCCAAATCGCTTGGCAATGTGGTCAGCCCGCAGCAGGTGGTGAAGACGCTCGGCGCCGATATCATTCGCCTGTGGGTGGCGGCGACCGACTACCGCGCCGAGATGGGCGTTTCCGATGAGATCCTCAAGCGCACCGCCGATGCCTATCGGCGCATTCGCAACACCGCGCGCTTTCTGCTGGCCAATCTGCATGGCTTCGACCCTGAGCGGGATCTGGTCGCGCCGGCGGAGATGATCGCGCTTGACCGCTGGGCCGTCGCGCGCGCCCAGGCGCTGCAGCAAGAGATCATCGGCGCCTATCAGGACTATCAGTTCCACCTGATCTATCACCGACTGCACAATTTCTGCGTGGTCGACATGGGCGGCTTTTATCTGGATGTCATCAAAGACCGCCAGTACACCACCCAGAAAGACAGCCTGGCGCGCCGCTCCTGCCAGAGCGCCATGTATCACATCATTGAGGCTATGAGCCGCTGGCTCGCGCCCATTCTGAGCTTCACCGCCGAGGAGATCTGGCAGCACGTCCCCGGGCCGCGCGAGCCGAGCGTCTTCACCGCGCTCTGGTACGACCAGCTGTTCGCGCTCGATGCAACCGATCCGCTCGACCTCAATGCCTGGGGCCAGTTGCTCGAATGCCGCGCGGCCGTCGGCAAGGCGTTAGAAGCCGCGCGCCAATCCGGCACCATTGGCGCCGCGCTGGACGCGGAGATTGTGCTCTACGCCGAACCCGCACTGGCTGAACTGCTCAAGCGCCTGGGCTCGGAGCTGCGCTTTGTATTTATCACCTCCGCCGCCCGGGTGGAGAACCTTGAACAGGCCCCCACCGAAGCCAGCGAAGTGACCGCTGGACTGCGCGTGCTAGTGCGCCCAAGCCCGCACCCGAAATGCGTGCGTTGCTGGCACCATTGCGCGGATGTCGGCACCCATGATGAGCATCCGCTACTTTGCGGGCGTTGTGTCGAGAATGTCGCCGGCGGCGGCGAGACGCGGCAGTTTGCCTGA
- the ribF gene encoding bifunctional riboflavin kinase/FAD synthetase has translation MRLIRGLHNLHASDRACVATIGNFDGVHLGHRAVFRQLIDLARAHQAVATVITFEPQPMEFFAPAQAPARLTRLREKARIMAEDGIGQLVVLRFDQHLAALDPESFVTRLLVEGLGVRYLLVGDDFRFGHKRAGDFQLLRECGERFGFEVANLPTVHDGQERISSTRVRAALADADLALAQRLLGRPFYLHGRVAHGDQRGRTLGFPTANLHLHRHSTPVSGVYAVRVHGLGPVARPAVANVGSRPTVAGTDSRLEVHLFDFDQDIYGAHLRVEFCAWLRHEQKFPSLAALQEQIARDSAAAREFFATSPAPSPTL, from the coding sequence ATGCGCCTGATTCGCGGCCTTCACAACCTGCACGCCTCCGACCGGGCCTGTGTCGCAACCATTGGTAACTTCGATGGCGTGCATCTCGGGCATCGGGCGGTCTTCCGGCAGCTGATTGATCTTGCGCGCGCGCATCAGGCTGTGGCGACAGTGATCACCTTCGAGCCGCAGCCGATGGAGTTCTTCGCACCGGCTCAGGCGCCGGCGCGGCTGACGCGGCTGCGCGAGAAGGCGCGCATCATGGCCGAGGATGGCATCGGGCAGCTGGTGGTGCTGCGTTTCGATCAGCATCTGGCCGCGCTCGATCCAGAAAGCTTTGTCACGCGCCTGCTGGTTGAAGGGCTTGGCGTGCGCTATCTGCTGGTCGGGGATGATTTCCGTTTCGGGCACAAGCGCGCGGGTGATTTTCAGTTGTTGCGCGAGTGCGGCGAACGCTTTGGCTTTGAGGTTGCAAACCTGCCAACGGTGCACGACGGTCAGGAGCGCATCAGCAGCACCCGGGTGCGCGCGGCGCTGGCGGACGCTGACCTGGCACTTGCGCAGCGCTTGCTCGGCCGGCCATTCTATCTCCATGGGCGGGTGGCACATGGAGACCAGCGCGGTCGCACGCTTGGCTTCCCGACCGCGAATTTGCATCTTCACCGTCATTCAACACCTGTTTCAGGGGTCTATGCGGTGCGCGTTCATGGGCTTGGGCCGGTCGCTCGTCCCGCAGTGGCCAATGTGGGCTCGCGCCCGACTGTTGCCGGAACCGACAGCCGCCTGGAAGTGCATCTGTTCGACTTCGATCAGGACATCTATGGCGCCCATCTGCGGGTGGAGTTCTGCGCCTGGTTGCGGCATGAGCAGAAGTTCCCGTCGCTCGCGGCGCTGCAGGAGCAGATCGCACGCGACAGCGCGGCGGCTCGGGAGTTTTTCGCAACCTCGCCGGCGCCAAGCCCGACTCTTTAG
- the murJ gene encoding murein biosynthesis integral membrane protein MurJ: MRNDAKSNAQTAMTLPETSASLARPVASIGGGTLASRLLGFVRDMLIARLFGANQATDAFFVAFRIPNLMRRLFAEGAFAATLVPVLTRAGNGDSQDQRTRELISEFSGSLSALLLVLTLLGLLAAPVLVFLLAPGFSPETSQHELATALVRLTLPYLFFVGLTAFAGAVLNRFEHFAIPAFTPALLNLSLIGCALLLAPRLEQPVFALALGVLIGGVAQLALQLAALARIGLLVVPRVNLQNPELKRLLAALGPTLVGMSITQINLLLDTLLASFLVAGSISWLYYAERLMDFPLGILGAALGTAILPRLARTHHDGNTAAFNTTLDWGLRWMLLLGLPATAGLLILAEPMIVTLFLSERFNPTDVAQASQALMAYALGLPFFMAHKVIAPGFFSREQLRTPLRIGLITIATNLLLSLLLMGPLGHTGLALGTSIAAALGAGLLLRVLLAEDGTQLSSGWLALLARVMLSTAVMALLIAFLAAHVGWSEAPALQRPFLMTGVILSGVLVYLITLLALGLRLRHLQPAHGE; this comes from the coding sequence ATGCGTAATGACGCAAAATCCAATGCACAAACAGCCATGACGCTACCCGAAACCTCCGCTTCGCTCGCCCGGCCAGTTGCCAGCATTGGCGGCGGCACCCTGGCATCGCGGCTGCTGGGCTTTGTGCGGGACATGCTGATTGCGCGACTCTTCGGCGCCAATCAGGCGACGGATGCATTCTTCGTTGCTTTCCGCATCCCAAATCTGATGCGGCGGCTGTTCGCGGAGGGCGCCTTTGCCGCCACCCTGGTGCCGGTGCTGACGCGCGCTGGCAACGGAGATAGCCAGGACCAGCGCACGCGCGAGCTGATCAGCGAATTCTCAGGCTCCCTGAGCGCCCTGCTGCTCGTGCTGACGCTGCTGGGACTGCTTGCAGCCCCCGTTCTGGTCTTTCTGCTGGCACCTGGCTTCAGCCCAGAGACGTCCCAGCATGAGCTCGCCACCGCGCTGGTGCGCCTGACATTGCCCTATTTATTTTTTGTTGGACTCACCGCCTTCGCCGGTGCCGTCCTTAACCGCTTCGAGCATTTTGCCATTCCCGCTTTCACCCCGGCACTGCTCAACCTGTCGCTGATCGGCTGTGCGCTGCTGCTGGCACCCCGGCTCGAGCAGCCGGTTTTCGCCCTGGCCCTTGGTGTGCTGATCGGCGGGGTCGCGCAACTGGCCCTGCAGCTGGCGGCGCTGGCGCGCATCGGACTGCTGGTGGTTCCGCGTGTGAACCTGCAAAACCCAGAGCTCAAACGCCTGCTCGCCGCCCTCGGCCCAACGCTAGTCGGCATGTCGATCACCCAGATCAATCTCCTGCTCGACACCCTGCTTGCGTCCTTTCTGGTCGCTGGCAGTATTTCCTGGCTTTACTACGCCGAGCGCCTGATGGATTTTCCACTTGGCATTCTGGGCGCAGCGCTGGGCACGGCCATTTTGCCGCGACTTGCCCGCACGCATCACGACGGCAACACCGCTGCTTTCAACACCACCCTCGACTGGGGACTGCGTTGGATGCTGCTGCTTGGTCTGCCGGCGACGGCGGGGCTACTGATCCTGGCCGAACCCATGATCGTCACGCTCTTTCTGTCAGAGCGATTCAACCCAACGGATGTCGCTCAGGCCAGCCAGGCGCTGATGGCCTATGCGCTGGGGTTGCCATTTTTCATGGCTCATAAGGTCATAGCGCCAGGCTTTTTCAGCCGGGAACAGCTGCGCACACCGCTTCGCATCGGCCTGATCACCATCGCGACCAACCTGCTGCTCAGCCTGTTGCTGATGGGACCGCTCGGCCATACCGGCCTCGCCCTGGGGACATCCATCGCCGCCGCGCTGGGAGCAGGGCTGCTGCTGCGCGTGCTCTTGGCCGAGGATGGCACGCAGCTGTCCTCTGGCTGGCTGGCACTGCTCGCCCGGGTCATGCTGAGCACAGCCGTGATGGCATTGTTAATCGCCTTTCTCGCGGCGCACGTCGGCTGGTCAGAAGCACCAGCACTCCAGCGGCCCTTCCTCATGACCGGCGTCATTCTCAGCGGGGTTCTGGTCTACCTGATCACCCTGTTGGCACTCGGCCTGCGGTTGCGCCATCTGCAACCCGCGCACGGGGAATGA
- the rpsT gene encoding 30S ribosomal protein S20, which produces MANSAQARKRARQAETHRQRSAAQRSQFRTALKKVLKAIGAGDKDAATAAYQSAVPIIDRAANKGLIHDNKAARHKSRLNARLRAMAS; this is translated from the coding sequence TTGGCTAACTCCGCTCAAGCCCGCAAGCGCGCCCGTCAGGCCGAAACACATCGTCAGCGCAGTGCCGCGCAGCGCAGCCAGTTCCGCACCGCGCTCAAAAAGGTGCTCAAAGCTATCGGCGCCGGCGACAAGGACGCGGCCACCGCCGCCTATCAGTCCGCGGTGCCAATCATTGATCGCGCGGCCAACAAGGGCCTGATTCACGACAACAAGGCCGCGCGCCACAAAAGCCGTCTCAACGCCAGACTGCGCGCCATGGCGTCCTGA